TTTCTAGCTGAAAGAGTGCTTGTTGCAGGCGAATTTGGTCTTCTTGCGCTAGTTGAAAGCTGCGGTAACGGTTATCTGGAACCAATTCTCCCAAGTTAGTAGAATTTTCTTCTCCGTCCTGTACAGGCACATCTAGGCTTAATGGAGCGCGATTGACCCAGGCTAATTTAATTTCTTGCCATTCGCTTGTAGAAATTAAGAGCGCTGCTGCTAATTCCGAGTCAGTTGGCTGACGATTGTATTTTTCGCGCAAAGAACGCGAAACTCCTATTGACTGCTGTTGCAGCGCTAACCAGCGTCGGGGAATCCGCACAGTGACACCTTTATCTCGGAGGTAGTGTTGAATTTCACCCCGAATGTAAGGAATGGCAAAGGAACTGAAAGCATGACCTTTGGAAATTTCAAATTTTTCAATAGCTCGAATCAAACCTAAACAGCCCACCTGGAGCAAGTC
Above is a genomic segment from Tolypothrix sp. NIES-4075 containing:
- a CDS encoding RNA polymerase sigma factor SigF; protein product: MPTTVTYELKHEIWQLLREYQQSPSATVRNQLVKLNFGLVRKEAHYWINQCQENYEDLLQVGCLGLIRAIEKFEISKGHAFSSFAIPYIRGEIQHYLRDKGVTVRIPRRWLALQQQSIGVSRSLREKYNRQPTDSELAAALLISTSEWQEIKLAWVNRAPLSLDVPVQDGEENSTNLGELVPDNRYRSFQLAQEDQIRLQQALFQLEKRTREVLECVFLQDLTQKQVAEHLGISVVTVSRRVKKGLDLLKHLMSVAED